In one window of Eubalaena glacialis isolate mEubGla1 chromosome 13, mEubGla1.1.hap2.+ XY, whole genome shotgun sequence DNA:
- the LOC133103863 gene encoding cytochrome c oxidase subunit 6C-like, whose product MASSSLTKPQMRGLLAKRLRFRIVGAFVVSLGVAAFYKFAVAEPRKKAYADFYRNYDSIKDFEEMRKAGIFQSAK is encoded by the coding sequence ATGGCTTCCAGTTCTTTGACAAAACCTCAGATGCGTGGCCTTCTGGCCAAGCGTCTGCGATTTCGTATTGTTGGAGCATTCGTTGTCTCCTTGGGAGTTGCAGCTTTCTATAAGTTTGCTGTGGCTGAACCGAGAAAGAAGGCATATGCAGATTTCTACAGAAATTATGATTCCATAAAAGATTTTGAGGAGATGAGGAAGGCTGGTATCTTTCAGAGTGCAAAGTGA
- the SCAND1 gene encoding SCAN domain-containing protein 1 gives MAASEPSLSVSESLAPLSGKEEGAGLSSGPERNSMGSSSTPETSPPAPESSSLNAAAPEANPTSPAAAAAALELPLGPAPLASAPLAEAAPRSPPGPGGSRPGPETFRQRFRQFRYQDAAGPREAFRQLRELSRQWLRPDIRTKEQIVEMLVQEQLLAILPEAARARRLRRRTDVRITG, from the coding sequence ATGGCGGCGAGTGAGCCAAGCTTGTCAGTAAGCGAGAGCCTCGCGCCACTGTCGGGGAAAGAGGAAGGGGCCGGCCTGAGCTCAGGCCCGGAGCGTAATTCCATGGGCTCCTCCTCGACTCCTGAGACCTCACCGCCTGCCCCCGAGTCGTCCAGCCTCAACGCCGCGGCCCCCGAAGCAAATCCTACGTCTCCCGCGGCGGCCGCCGCCGCCCTGGAGCTGCCCCTCGGGCCCGCGCCCCTGGCCTCCGCGCCGCTTGCCGAAGCCGCTCCGCGATCCCCCCCAGGCCCTGGCGGCTCCCGGCCCGGCCCGGAGACGTTCCGCCAGCGATTCCGGCAGTTCCGCTACCAGGACGCGGCAGGCCCGCGGGAGGCGTTCCGACAGCTGCGGGAGCTCTCCCGCCAGTGGCTGCGGCCCGACATCCGTACGAAGGAGCAGATCGTGGAGATGCTGGTGCAGGAGCAGCTGCTCGCCATCCTGCCCGAGGCAGCGCGGGCCCGGCGGCTTCGCCGCCGCACGGACGTGCGCATCACCGGCTGA